The window tgatataaacaataaaaaactaaaaaacccCCCACTTGGATTGAATTTACGTGATCGCAGCTAGATGTCTACGTCACCAACATGGTTTTTGATAACGGTATTTTCATATGAAACTTCTAATATTAGAAGTTTCaagtgttaaataaaaaattataaataataacaaacaaataaattgggCTGTTATTTATTGTCAGCTATTAAAAGTGTATTATCAAACTACatctaataattttactgattaCTTTACTTGTTGacaaatcaatcaataaaaaggCCACCAAGAACCACTGAAACTAAgctattgttgtttatttttactattaaattaatattattcaaaaattaaataaatatattttcacgaAACCATTATGTTGCTGATGTTTCATTAATTgctatcattatatttttataaataaatttgtaacaacaatttgttattttatgttgatatatatttgtagATTTGCTCAAGATCCATTGATGAAGTTGATATCATTCTATAATGGGTTCTGATGTAGCCCAGAATaatcttaataatattgaaaagttCCAGCCAGGTCAACCAGTATCAATtgatacaatgaaaaatataataaaaaataaaacccaGAAATTGGATAAGGCACTTCATACTGCTGCAAATAGTGAATATTGAGGGTaaatatcaaacaataatcattataaaaattgaaaaaataaagtttaaaaatattgtggtAATTTTTTTCGGGTCATTTAGAACAACATTGATTATGctgaatgattatttatctTCCGATGAATTAAATGCAGCTGATATACAGAATTTCAAACAGTATAATTCCCAAGGAAACACTTCATTTACTTTGCATGTaagaattgttattaattttgttaatttaagcTTTATATAAtgacaattgatattttatttttcaagtggaACAAAATCCCTGACAACAATTGACACTACTGAGCTAAACAAGAGTGAAAAAATGATTCTGGATTTAGTTAATCAAGTAAttaaccaaaataaaaaatataattaaactataaatatttaaataattttcatgttgtATTGTCAACAGGTTTCTGATGGATGCATGACATTCAATTAAACTTTACCATCTTTCAAAGTATTTGGAGTTGAAGATAAAAAGGCAATGGCTTGAGAATTTGATCTTAAAACATGTGATATCAAGAAAGAAATGAATGCATATAttttggtaataaaaaaaagttatttattaattaattttgtatattaaaatttgatatgttTTAGGCAAAAAAAGAATCATCAATTTGatcatgaaaaaaagttgaagtTGACTTtgatcttgatcaagataaaattgttattaaaaaaggtGAACTTGTTGATAGAAGACTACTTGTATGGTCACGAATTTATTCCAATACCaggtttgtttttattaaaataaataaatcaattatttgaaacaaaattaattcttgTCGGTTTTACTAATCAAGATTTAGTTGAACTTTTTCAACgcatgtttattaatatagtGATGTATCCTCAAGTCTTtcaaattcttgcaatatttaacGTTTGTATTTGCTAAGTCAGGCATCATAGTGCAAGAAATAGCGAGATACTTACTGTaagttttttaagtttatcCATTTTTCAAAAGGGATTTGAGACACACATCATATATATTCCAAATTAGcgagttttttaaatagagaAAACCCTTTTATATCATATACTTGAATGTTAAGATGCACaagtgttgttttttcttctatttctTGATAACAACTGTCTAAACAGAGGCGATGTActgtcaatttttgaagatttttaaattttttaagaggctgaaaataataaaaatttatttaaataatttgtatttgatTGACACTATTGTTTGTCACTGGTGATACATAATTAACTAGTTGGTATTTTATAACAACTTACCATAGAAACTGTTCTTTTTCCTTTCAACAGAGACAATATacgagttttattaatatttcatccggaagactattaattatttcaaagagattaattattttcttatcccATTGAAAATCCAGTTTTATTTTGaagcattttaatttatccaactgtgtaaatgcttgaacaaagtgatcagcattataaattaagaaattGTCGTCAAATTCCTATTtaagacttgttaaatttttacaatgttCACCAACAAATGGCATGATACTATATTGAATTGCAAATATCTGTGagagacaatttttttaattagttgtGTCAATGCCATtattagctaagtaaaaaccTAAATTTCCAGCGGATGTTCATCATCCCACCCAGGTATTCCAATAATCACAAAGTAGTTCATGATTATTTCATCAGAAGTtacaagaaaatgaaaatcaaataaaataaaataagtttttaatataatgaggctattatttttttcttttgtcaacttgataaaatttaaataggtTAATAAACGTATATAggtattatattgaaatactTTTTGAAAACACTTGCGTGTATCCAATAATAACTTCTTAAGCCACTTAAATATCATCAAACCTGTAATTCATAATGTACGAttgaaggtaaaaataattgttctatacaaaaaattgtttaagaagtctatttatttatgaacttttttttaaataattacttgtcatttaaatttttataattccaaGTTATACccataaaaaataagtagtaataataataataatgttcttTTACAATGTCTTCGACTTGGTAGAGTATTTTTAATGTGTTTTTAATAACGCGTCATAAGAAAATATGTCTGATCATCCATATCTTCAACAACCAACCATTGAGATGTAATCATTGAGTTAAAAAGTTGTCTTCTTAACAGATCACATATTGTCATGTGTAAAATGATACCATTtatacgatttttagttgccttATCAGCATAAATAACCAAGTTATATGTAATATTATCTATACCATAGATATTAATCTCTTCAAGatctgggttattttttattagttgaaTGATACCATCATCAGTAAGTTTCTTGCAATCAAcacaatacaatatttttaattctttaaatttactaaTGGAGCTGTCTGTAATATCAAGAAAGCTTACATctagtttttgtaaattttccaacTTTGTTAAAGCAACGAGAGCTGTTTCAGTAATAGCAGTGCAACCTCggatttctaaaatttttaggtttttacaaTGATTAGCAATAGCAGTAATTGCACTACTGCCAAGATTTATTACCCCACACAAATTGagatgttcaagatattgtaattttgataaatcatcaagacTAGCAGATGGTACTACAAGGCAACCAGGAATTTCTAAacatttaagttttttacaattgtttgaaattgcgaTTATTGACTCCTTACTGAGCTCCTTGTTATCAAACAATGAtaaacattcaagattttccaGCTCTGTTAACTTTTTCAAAGCAGTATCATTCATACGCTGATGTATCCTCAAGACTTTCAAGTCCTTGCAATAttgaacaattttatttgctAAGTCAGGCATGATAGTACAAGAAATAGcaagatattgtaattttggtAAGTTTATCCATTTTTCGAGAGGAATTTTAGCTACATCATAAGGACAACATAcaatatcaagatgttttagatttttgcatgtacaaaaaatGTTGTCAAGTACGTCTGTCGATAGGTTATACACACGATATTTAAAACCCATCGTTAAGTCGATATACTCCAAATTAACGAGTTTATTAAATAGAGAAAGTCTATTGTATTTATCATGGAGTCCAATAGTAAGATGaacaagtgttgttttttcagctatttcataaaaaatgtttCTTGAACAGGGGCCATgtattgtcaatttttgaagatttttaaatttttttaaagtctgaaaacaatagaaatttatttaaataatttgtattgaattatttgtCATTGGTGATACGTAAACAACTACttgatattcaataaaaacttACCATAGAAATTGttcgttttttattatacgGAGTTTCAGAGagtaaatgaatttcattgaTGTCTTCCGgaagactattaattatttcagatAAATTGACTGTTTCCTTATAGTAGCTATGATTTACTGTTATTGTTaggctttttaatttattcaactgtgtaaatgcttgaacTAAGAGATCAGCATCATGAATTAATGATCTAATGCTAACATCACATTCAAGActcgttaaatttttacagtgatcaCCAACAAATGGTATGATACTTGAATTGCAAATATTTGAGAGAgacaattcttttaaatatataccacatcttaataatattttttcgatgtatgattgtgtcaacaaacgATTATCGTAACAACGTCCAATTGATaattcacatttgtatttttttatgtcata is drawn from Aphidius gifuensis isolate YNYX2018 linkage group LG3, ASM1490517v1, whole genome shotgun sequence and contains these coding sequences:
- the LOC122851750 gene encoding uncharacterized protein LOC122851750, which codes for MSAKRICVEEDQQISNDDDKDQKVVINSLDYDSLAKIFMLLPVPERIDMEEVCVKWKEACQRAWYDIKKYKCELSIGRCYDNRLLTQSYIEKILLRCGIYLKELSLSNICNSSIIPFVGDHCKNLTSLECDVSIRSLIHDADLLVQAFTQLNKLKSLTITVNHSYYKETVNLSEIINSLPEDINEIHLLSETPYNKKRTISMTLKKFKNLQKLTIHGPCSRNIFYEIAEKTTLVHLTIGLHDKYNRLSLFNKLVNLEYIDLTMGFKYRVYNLSTDVLDNIFCTCKNLKHLDIVCCPYDVAKIPLEKWINLPKLQYLAISCTIMPDLANKIVQYCKDLKVLRIHQRMNDTALKKLTELENLECLSLFDNKELSKESIIAISNNCKKLKCLEIPGCLVVPSASLDDLSKLQYLEHLNLCGVINLGSSAITAIANHCKNLKILEIRGCTAITETALVALTKLENLQKLDVSFLDITDSSISKFKELKILYCVDCKKLTDDGIIQLIKNNPDLEEINIYGIDNITYNLVIYADKATKNRINGIILHMTICDLLRRQLFNSMITSQWLVVEDMDDQTYFLMTRY